A portion of the Gossypium arboreum isolate Shixiya-1 chromosome 8, ASM2569848v2, whole genome shotgun sequence genome contains these proteins:
- the LOC108462807 gene encoding uncharacterized protein LOC108462807 codes for MGSSSSETKFLQELILYAASAALSCLVLFAGLRHLDPNREASKKAQEHKKEIAKRLGRPLIHTNPYEDVIACDVINPDHIDVEFESIGGLEAIKQALYELVILPLRRPELFSHGKLLGPQKGVLLYGPPGTGKTMLAKAIAKESDAVFINVRISNLMSKWFGDAQKLVAAVFSLAYKLQPAIIFIDEVDSFLGQRRNTDHEAMTNMKTEFMALWDGFTTDQNARVMVLAATNRPSELDEAILRRLPQAFEIGVPDRMERAEILKVILKGERVEPSIDFDYIASLCEGYTGSDLLELCKKAAYFPIRDLLDEEKKGKPSGAPRPLSQSDLEKVLATSRKTGVAANEYSRLSSQLSGWSRQRESDDYQVQAAINELSKLVVSQIVNLQSDSQDA; via the exons aTGGGTTCATCTTCGTCGGAGACAAAGTTCCTGCAAGAACTAATTTTATACGCCGCCAGCGCAGCCCTTAGTTGCTTGGTCCTCTTCGCCGGACTCCGGCACCTCGACCCCAACCGAGAAGCTTCTAAAAAAGCGCAGGAGCACAAGAAGGAAATTGCCAAGCGATTGGGTCGTCCTTTAATTCATACCAATCCCTACGAG GATGTAATAGCTTGTGATGTGATAAACCCTGATCACATTGATGTGGAATTTGAATCTATTGGAGGATTGGAAGCTATCAAGCAGGCTCTCTATGAACTAGTGATTCTTCCATTGCGGAGACCAGAACTGTTTTCACATGGAAAACTTCTTGGTCCTCAAAAAGGGGTTCTTTTATATGGACCCCCAGGTACTGGAAAGACCATGCTTGCTAAAGCCATTGCGAAGGAGTCTGATGCTGTTTTTATTAATGTTAGGATATCAAATCTGATGAGCAAGTGGTTTGGTGATGCGCAGAAACTTG TGGCTGCCGTATTTAGCTTGGCCTATAAACTACAGCCTGCTATTATATTTATTGATGAGGTCGATAGTTTCTTGGGACAACGGCGTAACACAGATCATGAAGCAATGACAAACATGAAGACTGAGTTCATGGCATTGTGGGATGGGTTTACTACTGACC AGAATGCACGAGTTATGGTTCTTGCTGCAACAAATCGCCCATCAGAACTAGATGAAGCCATACTCAGACGTCTCCCTCAGGCTTTTGAGATTGGAGTACCTGACCGCATGGAGAGGGCTGAGATATTGAAGGTAATTTTAAAGGGTGAGAGGGTTGAACCAAGCATTGACTTTGACTACATAGCCAGTTTGTGTGAAGGGTACACGGGTTCAGATCTTCTTGAACTCTGCAAGAAAGCAGCGTACTTTCCTATCAGGGACTTACTAGATGAGGAGAAGAAAGGAAAACCATCTGGA GCTCCAAGGCCATTATCACAGAGTGATTTGGAGAAAGTTCTTGCCACTTCAAGGAAGACAGGAGTTGCTGCAAATGAATATAGCAGGTTAAGTTCACAATTATCTGGATGGTCCAGACAAAGGGAATCAGATGATTATCAGGTTCAAGCTGCAATCAATGAACTCTCTAAGCTAGTAGTTTCACAAATCGTTAATCTTCAATCAGATTCCCAGGATGCCTGA